From the genome of Nitrosomonas sp., one region includes:
- a CDS encoding sulfotransferase yields the protein MSGEMNRVNNEAVFVIGLPRSGSTLLSRLLNNSPHILSVNDLYFIQAVMALNVVEGELSSVQMEALTDQLLSVVTIRTNASEEFIGQFQVAPARIQEIRSEVLAKQKSTPYSWYGLMNDLLGKVAESVGKSRWADKTPQNFFHFNLLAEHFPSARFIFLLRDPRSILASYKYSQGEGHDARRYHPVVYSLYWRSAIHYYMKVKDHPRVMMMRYEDMLSDMPGVCAKLEAFLGTEIGVPVLSSLGHNSSFSDGRRKYITPTENWICQCLCKSELNDLGYETPDVAPRVRDIPDLMGVSLKFAIFHTVRLFRDRDARKRITTFIRGLKGAS from the coding sequence ATGAGTGGCGAAATGAATCGCGTTAACAATGAGGCGGTCTTTGTGATTGGATTGCCGCGTAGTGGGTCAACATTGCTGTCCAGATTACTGAACAATTCACCACACATACTGTCCGTTAACGATCTGTATTTTATTCAGGCCGTGATGGCATTGAATGTTGTGGAAGGCGAGCTGAGCAGTGTCCAGATGGAAGCACTTACCGATCAATTGCTTAGCGTTGTCACTATTCGTACCAATGCCAGTGAAGAATTTATTGGTCAATTTCAAGTTGCACCAGCGCGCATCCAGGAAATTCGTAGTGAGGTGCTGGCGAAACAGAAATCTACACCTTATTCTTGGTATGGACTAATGAATGATCTGCTTGGCAAGGTGGCGGAATCTGTTGGTAAGTCCCGCTGGGCAGACAAGACGCCACAAAATTTTTTCCACTTCAACTTGCTGGCGGAGCATTTCCCATCAGCACGATTCATTTTTCTTTTACGCGATCCACGGTCCATTCTTGCGTCATACAAATATTCCCAAGGTGAGGGGCACGATGCGAGGCGTTATCATCCGGTTGTTTACTCACTCTATTGGCGATCAGCGATCCACTACTACATGAAGGTCAAGGACCATCCGCGTGTAATGATGATGCGTTACGAAGACATGCTCTCGGACATGCCGGGGGTATGTGCAAAGCTTGAGGCATTCCTGGGAACTGAAATCGGGGTGCCGGTATTGTCATCGCTGGGGCATAATTCGTCCTTTTCGGACGGGAGGAGAAAGTACATAACGCCAACTGAAAACTGGATATGCCAGTGTTTATGTAAATCGGAACTGAATGATTTAGGCTATGAAACCCCTGATGTTGCTCCAAGGGTTAGGGATATTCCCGATCTGATGGGTGTAAGTCTGAAATTTGCAATCTTTCATACCGTTAGGTTATTTAGAGACCGTGACGCGCGTAAACGTATCACTACTTTTATTCGTGGTTTAAAAGGTGCTAGCTGA
- a CDS encoding glycoside hydrolase gives MNTKIQAIPTNSTLALTPTTNHQTKGVDSNCNTRLCIYRNAIKPKINTNPSIAVKHMQIMLIMAIFFISIVLVSWQKAHAAAQLENNSVKWHPGHYYQILDWGKNNPTHLEQVYREIQETPALRGVQIRYSWAELEKEWGVYDFTSIDQRLAELAAQKKRLIILLDLKTYNTSISPAPDYTNKKWFDWGVFAFSRPNSTIPRGYNISLWNSLVHDRLAALISRMGKRYNSHPYFEGIGLTETSMGTPINALSSAQVDEYYNNMLSLHQHMREHFPNTMTYQNTNYPRQILEQFTNRLAELGTALAVPDVFIEDPGLNLKDKLYTPDGVYSYFQKLSGIVPLAPSVMHLDYTNTRHDGTGYDPTVQELLSYARDNLNANYIFWMRIPEHYEEVLQVLNWRNQTSDPAGGLDSTCPATYFSCVDIVESH, from the coding sequence ATGAATACCAAAATTCAAGCAATACCTACCAACAGCACTCTGGCACTAACCCCTACAACAAACCATCAGACCAAAGGAGTTGACTCAAACTGCAATACAAGGTTATGTATCTACAGGAATGCCATTAAGCCCAAAATAAACACCAATCCTTCCATTGCTGTTAAACATATGCAAATCATGCTGATCATGGCAATATTTTTCATAAGCATAGTCCTGGTTTCCTGGCAAAAGGCGCATGCTGCAGCCCAGCTTGAGAATAATTCAGTCAAATGGCATCCGGGCCATTATTATCAGATATTGGATTGGGGCAAAAATAATCCTACACATCTAGAGCAGGTATACCGTGAGATCCAGGAAACACCGGCATTGCGCGGGGTACAGATTCGTTATTCCTGGGCAGAGCTTGAAAAGGAATGGGGTGTATATGATTTCACGTCCATTGATCAACGCCTTGCTGAGTTAGCAGCACAAAAAAAACGGCTTATCATTCTGCTGGACCTGAAAACATACAACACCAGCATATCTCCCGCACCTGACTACACAAATAAGAAATGGTTTGATTGGGGGGTGTTTGCTTTCTCCCGACCCAACAGTACCATCCCGAGAGGATACAACATCAGTCTGTGGAATTCTCTCGTTCATGATCGCCTGGCTGCACTCATTAGCAGGATGGGAAAGCGCTACAATTCCCATCCCTACTTTGAAGGAATCGGCCTGACAGAAACCAGCATGGGAACACCTATAAATGCATTATCCAGCGCCCAAGTAGATGAATATTACAACAATATGCTTAGCCTGCATCAGCACATGCGCGAGCACTTCCCCAATACCATGACGTACCAGAACACAAATTACCCACGCCAGATTCTAGAACAATTTACTAACAGACTCGCAGAGTTGGGAACAGCATTAGCTGTCCCGGATGTTTTTATTGAAGATCCAGGTTTAAACTTAAAAGACAAACTATATACGCCAGATGGTGTATATAGTTATTTTCAAAAACTTTCCGGTATTGTACCCTTGGCACCTTCGGTGATGCATTTGGATTATACAAATACACGTCACGATGGTACAGGATACGATCCTACCGTCCAGGAACTGCTCAGTTACGCACGAGACAATCTTAACGCAAATTATATCTTCTGGATGCGGATACCGGAGCATTACGAGGAAGTGCTGCAGGTACTGAATTGGCGCAACCAAACAAGCGATCCTGCAGGAGGACTGGATTCAACCTGCCCAGCAACCTATTTCTCCTGCGTAGACATCGTTGAATCCCATTAA
- a CDS encoding oligosaccharide flippase family protein — translation MNKHSGLYSGIRFRQAIKHFLLGRAAQAIASFILLIWLVRLLSPTDYGAYMVLWGMVDMMVPISSFGMLDAVRRFLPELVERGAPGVLTGFVRWMTLIRLAIMVIWATLIVMYWPDIAGWMGFSVSQQDTALLAAGLIIVVISFRYAAEMLECLLEQRWSQLTRALLPLGRLAGVAILVAAGSLTLEQLLWVDLIVSLGCFLLAEFFLVRKLRGLTGAGDYQVGVREIASFAWHMTGVNLLQSASNAGTLRILVARTLGLETAGMFAFLQQLLTMVGRYLPANLLASIIRPMLISRYVAGEAGIVNQGMALLWKINMLIIAASMAMMVVAGDALIMLVSSERFPDAGMIMLIMLVGLGATSQSQLVIMVMQIFPYTRKLKYFGLLSTLTPFMVIVGSEWGLPGVASGIVFSVWLFNGLTLRWLNRQENRIELDWSGALRGLGLVMLLAVSGWVIGREFGVWWALTFLLLVYVPGLALVKPLSRFDMVLLNRGLRHRARFFAFFVRKD, via the coding sequence TTGAACAAACACTCTGGGCTATATTCCGGTATACGTTTCCGCCAGGCGATCAAGCATTTTTTGCTGGGCCGGGCTGCACAGGCTATCGCTTCTTTTATTTTATTAATCTGGCTTGTACGCCTGTTGTCACCTACAGACTATGGGGCTTATATGGTTCTATGGGGCATGGTGGATATGATGGTGCCGATAAGCTCATTCGGCATGCTTGATGCAGTTCGGCGCTTTTTACCAGAATTGGTGGAACGAGGCGCGCCGGGTGTGTTGACCGGGTTTGTTCGATGGATGACCCTGATTCGTCTCGCTATTATGGTAATTTGGGCGACGCTGATTGTTATGTACTGGCCGGATATCGCTGGGTGGATGGGCTTTAGTGTGTCGCAACAGGATACTGCTTTGTTGGCGGCAGGACTCATCATTGTTGTCATCAGCTTTCGTTACGCCGCAGAAATGCTGGAATGTCTCTTGGAACAGCGTTGGTCGCAGTTGACTCGTGCGCTTTTGCCCCTGGGGCGTCTGGCCGGTGTGGCCATACTGGTGGCAGCGGGTAGCCTAACTTTAGAGCAACTGCTATGGGTAGATTTGATTGTTTCGCTGGGTTGTTTTTTGCTGGCTGAGTTTTTCTTGGTTCGCAAATTACGCGGATTGACCGGTGCAGGTGATTACCAAGTTGGCGTACGTGAGATAGCCAGTTTCGCCTGGCATATGACAGGGGTGAATCTGCTTCAATCTGCATCTAATGCCGGTACACTAAGAATTCTTGTTGCACGTACCCTGGGACTTGAAACGGCGGGCATGTTTGCTTTTTTGCAGCAATTACTCACAATGGTCGGGCGCTACCTGCCTGCCAATCTGCTGGCCAGTATTATTCGCCCTATGCTGATTTCTCGCTATGTGGCCGGGGAGGCGGGCATAGTTAACCAGGGCATGGCGTTGTTGTGGAAAATTAATATGCTTATTATTGCTGCCAGCATGGCGATGATGGTTGTTGCAGGTGATGCGCTTATCATGCTGGTCAGTAGTGAGCGTTTTCCCGATGCAGGAATGATCATGTTGATCATGTTGGTGGGCTTGGGTGCCACGAGCCAGAGCCAATTGGTGATCATGGTCATGCAGATATTCCCTTACACCCGGAAACTGAAATATTTCGGCCTATTGTCTACTTTGACACCGTTCATGGTTATTGTTGGATCGGAATGGGGGCTGCCTGGTGTAGCGAGCGGGATTGTGTTCAGTGTGTGGTTGTTTAACGGTTTAACATTACGTTGGTTAAATCGTCAGGAAAACCGCATTGAACTGGATTGGTCAGGTGCGTTGCGCGGGCTTGGTTTAGTGATGTTGCTGGCAGTTTCCGGCTGGGTTATTGGACGTGAATTCGGGGTATGGTGGGCGTTAACATTCTTATTGCTGGTTTACGTGCCGGGGTTGGCGCTGGTGAAACCGTTAAGCCGGTTCGATATGGTGTTACTGAATCGGGGGTTGCGACACCGCGCCCGTTTTTTTGCATTTTTCGTGCGAAAGGATTGA
- a CDS encoding WecB/TagA/CpsF family glycosyltransferase: MLERVRLFGIELDRLTMDQAVIQLLDWIGESEYHSRYVVTPNVDHVVKLQKDAELSAAYADANMVVVDGKPVLLASRLLGKSLPETVPGSDLCPALFEAAKFRKGRVRVFLMGAAEGVAGRAAEQIGVRWPWVEVCGVYSPPMGFGVNSPANVLVVEKINNAKPDILMVGLGAPKQEIWVHAMRGRLHVKVILCIGATIDFIAGEKARAPVWMRKAGLEWLHRVISEPRRLFGRYLHDAWVFPRLVIKEWFHK; the protein is encoded by the coding sequence ATGCTTGAGCGGGTAAGGCTGTTTGGTATCGAGTTGGATCGACTGACAATGGATCAGGCTGTTATTCAACTTTTGGATTGGATCGGCGAGTCGGAATACCATAGTCGTTATGTGGTAACACCCAATGTGGATCATGTGGTGAAGCTTCAAAAGGATGCTGAATTGAGTGCCGCCTATGCAGATGCGAACATGGTGGTGGTGGACGGAAAACCGGTGTTGTTGGCATCACGCTTGTTGGGAAAATCATTGCCCGAGACGGTGCCCGGGAGTGATTTATGTCCGGCGCTGTTTGAGGCGGCCAAGTTTAGAAAGGGAAGGGTGCGAGTATTCCTGATGGGGGCGGCGGAAGGTGTGGCTGGCCGGGCGGCTGAGCAAATTGGAGTCCGCTGGCCTTGGGTCGAAGTTTGTGGTGTTTATAGCCCACCTATGGGTTTTGGTGTGAATTCGCCTGCTAATGTATTGGTTGTGGAAAAGATCAATAACGCAAAGCCTGACATTCTGATGGTTGGATTGGGCGCGCCCAAGCAGGAAATTTGGGTGCATGCCATGCGCGGTCGGCTTCACGTCAAGGTGATTTTATGTATAGGCGCCACTATTGATTTTATTGCCGGTGAGAAGGCGCGCGCACCAGTGTGGATGCGCAAGGCGGGGTTGGAGTGGCTGCATCGCGTAATAAGTGAACCGAGGCGTCTGTTTGGCAGGTATCTGCATGATGCATGGGTTTTTCCAAGACTGGTGATCAAAGAGTGGTTTCATAAATGA
- a CDS encoding glycosyltransferase, producing MKVLHIINGEFFSGAERVQDLLALSLPDYGCEVSFVCLKPDKFSVNRGSSVPLFAMPMKSKFDLTPAWEIARIVKQNGYVLLHTHSPRAALLGRIAAWLARVPMVHHVHSPAARDTESVWRNRVNAIMERLSLTGVTRLIPVSRSLDNYLKQQGWPSARIAMVANGVPAPGPLPDRPAPGPEWVIGSVALFRPRKGMEILIEALADLRQMGRAVRMRAVGPFETVEYEKAIKEMAGRLGVTDMIDWIGFTQDVNAEFSKMDVLALPSLFGEGMPMVMLEAMASGVPVVASDVEGIPEVLEHGRTGLVVPAGDAKRLAALLADLVDGKYDWRAMRENAYRSHMAGFSDHAMAQGVAKVYKEVLGHA from the coding sequence ATGAAGGTTCTACATATTATTAACGGTGAATTTTTCTCTGGGGCCGAACGCGTGCAAGATTTGCTGGCGTTATCTCTTCCGGATTATGGCTGTGAGGTAAGTTTTGTCTGTCTTAAGCCTGATAAATTCTCCGTAAATAGGGGTTCTTCAGTCCCATTATTTGCGATGCCAATGAAATCGAAATTCGATTTGACACCGGCCTGGGAGATTGCCCGTATTGTGAAACAGAATGGCTATGTTTTGCTGCATACGCATTCTCCGCGCGCAGCTTTATTGGGGCGTATTGCTGCATGGTTGGCTAGGGTGCCAATGGTGCATCATGTGCATAGCCCGGCCGCACGAGATACAGAAAGTGTTTGGCGCAATCGTGTGAATGCCATTATGGAACGGTTGAGTTTGACTGGAGTTACGCGATTGATTCCTGTGTCGAGAAGTCTGGATAATTATTTAAAGCAACAAGGTTGGCCGTCGGCACGGATTGCTATGGTGGCTAATGGGGTTCCCGCGCCAGGCCCTCTACCAGATCGACCTGCTCCGGGCCCGGAATGGGTGATTGGCAGTGTTGCGCTATTTCGTCCTCGTAAAGGCATGGAGATACTTATTGAAGCCTTAGCTGATTTACGTCAGATGGGACGAGCAGTACGCATGCGGGCGGTAGGTCCGTTCGAAACGGTTGAGTATGAGAAAGCTATAAAAGAGATGGCCGGGCGATTGGGGGTAACGGATATGATCGACTGGATTGGCTTTACCCAGGATGTGAACGCTGAATTTTCAAAGATGGATGTATTGGCGCTGCCGAGTCTCTTTGGTGAGGGGATGCCTATGGTAATGTTGGAAGCTATGGCCAGTGGGGTGCCAGTTGTGGCATCGGATGTCGAGGGTATCCCGGAAGTACTGGAACATGGACGAACCGGACTGGTGGTGCCAGCGGGAGATGCGAAACGACTGGCTGCTTTACTGGCGGATTTGGTCGATGGAAAATACGACTGGCGCGCTATGCGCGAGAACGCCTACCGGTCGCATATGGCGGGTTTTTCGGATCATGCTATGGCACAGGGCGTGGCGAAGGTATATAAGGAAGTGCTGGGTCATGCTTGA